A portion of the Candidatus Dormiibacterota bacterium genome contains these proteins:
- a CDS encoding carboxypeptidase regulatory-like domain-containing protein, with protein MNGASHRGRRARRVAAAAVFAWCVIAAAACSPEPTAPPPPPPGAIPAGQSIGTSAIEGRARFEGAPPPRRTIRMSSEASCHRPGVEPLSEDVIVSPDGALKNVYVHVVSGLGDRVFAPPSSPVVMDQAGCAFVPHVLDVQADQMIEFGNSDPIVHNVRAIGEKNRVFNVSMPGKGKTVRRYFTVPEIVKIRCDIHAWMSAFIAVDGHPFHAVTADDGAFSLRGLPAGTYTVEAWQERLGTQDRTVTVADGQTAKLDIVFHAAKSE; from the coding sequence TTGAACGGGGCGTCCCATCGCGGCCGACGCGCGCGCCGTGTCGCCGCGGCGGCCGTGTTCGCGTGGTGCGTGATCGCGGCGGCCGCCTGCTCCCCCGAACCGACGGCACCACCGCCTCCTCCACCCGGCGCGATTCCGGCGGGCCAGTCGATCGGCACCTCCGCGATCGAAGGCCGCGCCCGGTTCGAGGGCGCCCCTCCGCCGCGGCGCACCATCCGGATGTCGAGCGAGGCGTCCTGCCATCGTCCCGGCGTCGAGCCGCTGAGCGAGGACGTCATCGTCTCGCCCGATGGAGCGCTCAAGAACGTCTACGTCCACGTCGTCTCGGGGCTGGGCGACCGCGTATTCGCGCCCCCCTCGTCCCCCGTGGTCATGGACCAGGCCGGCTGCGCGTTCGTGCCGCACGTGCTCGACGTCCAGGCGGACCAGATGATCGAGTTCGGGAACAGCGACCCGATCGTGCACAACGTGCGCGCCATCGGCGAGAAGAACCGCGTGTTCAACGTCTCGATGCCGGGCAAGGGGAAGACGGTGCGCCGCTATTTCACCGTCCCCGAAATCGTCAAGATCCGCTGCGACATCCACGCCTGGATGAGCGCCTTCATCGCCGTCGACGGTCACCCGTTCCACGCGGTGACCGCGGACGACGGAGCGTTCTCCCTGCGCGGCCTGCCCGCGGGCACCTACACCGTGGAGGCCTGGCAGGAAAGACTCGGAACCCAGGACCGGACCGTCACCGTCGCCGACGGCCAGACCGCGAAACTCGATATCGTCTTCCACGCGGCCAAGTCCGAGTGA
- a CDS encoding class I SAM-dependent methyltransferase has product MRAYTERILPWLIETILSRPIYAEQRRALLCRAEGRVLEIGFGFGGTILEYKPARVRELIALEPNPGMLRRASGRIARAPFPVRLVRGVAETMPFLPRTFDTVVSNWTLCTLGRLPDALREIRRVLAGEGRFLFLEHGLASEPRLARWQRLLTPVQQVLADGCRLDLDMESVVRSAGFQIESLERYESRLPLRVLRQMYRGVARVRP; this is encoded by the coding sequence GTGAGAGCCTATACGGAACGGATCCTCCCCTGGCTGATCGAGACGATCCTCAGCCGGCCGATCTACGCCGAGCAGAGACGGGCCCTCCTCTGTCGGGCGGAGGGGCGCGTGCTCGAGATCGGGTTCGGCTTCGGCGGCACGATCCTGGAGTACAAGCCGGCGCGGGTCCGCGAGCTGATCGCCCTCGAGCCGAACCCGGGCATGCTGCGGCGGGCGAGCGGCCGGATCGCCCGCGCCCCGTTCCCCGTCCGCCTCGTGCGCGGTGTCGCCGAAACGATGCCGTTCCTGCCGCGGACGTTCGACACGGTCGTCTCCAACTGGACGCTCTGCACCCTCGGCCGCCTGCCCGACGCCCTGCGCGAGATCCGTCGCGTCCTGGCGGGAGAGGGCCGCTTCCTGTTTCTCGAGCACGGGCTCGCCTCGGAGCCGCGCCTGGCCCGCTGGCAGCGCCTGCTCACGCCCGTCCAGCAGGTGCTGGCCGACGGCTGCCGTCTCGACCTCGACATGGAGAGCGTCGTCCGCTCGGCCGGCTTCCAGATCGAGTCGCTCGAGCGCTACGAGTCGCGCCTGCCGCTGCGTGTCCTCCGCCAGATGTACCGCGGCGTCGCCCGGGTACGGCCCTGA
- a CDS encoding DUF4382 domain-containing protein produces MKTRTASTSAVLLVLSLTLLGACNASGSTSVGGATGRLDIRLTDAPIDLSTVSNITVTITDVLVYPGVEGMDNDTATPIVVTAHPASFDLLTLTGGATALLASGEVPAGFYRRIRLEISSAAITYKDGTLADLQIDSNKVDVPIGFEVRAGADSAIVLDFDAAASVQVNATSSGQLVLRPVVTPRMS; encoded by the coding sequence ATGAAGACACGGACCGCTTCGACCTCCGCAGTACTCCTCGTCCTGTCGCTGACTCTTCTCGGCGCCTGCAACGCCTCCGGCTCGACCTCGGTCGGCGGGGCTACCGGCCGGCTGGACATCCGTCTCACCGACGCTCCGATCGATCTCTCCACGGTCTCGAACATCACCGTGACGATCACCGACGTCCTGGTCTATCCGGGCGTCGAGGGGATGGACAACGACACGGCCACCCCCATCGTCGTGACCGCTCATCCGGCGTCCTTCGACCTTCTGACCCTGACCGGGGGCGCCACGGCCCTCCTCGCCTCGGGAGAGGTCCCGGCCGGCTTCTACCGGCGCATCCGTCTGGAGATCTCATCCGCGGCGATCACCTACAAGGACGGCACGTTGGCCGATCTGCAGATCGATTCGAACAAAGTGGACGTGCCGATCGGCTTCGAGGTGAGGGCGGGCGCGGACTCCGCAATCGTCCTGGACTTCGATGCCGCCGCGTCGGTGCAGGTGAACGCCACCTCGAGCGGCCAGCTGGTCCTGCGCCCGGTGGTCACGCCAAGAATGTCGTAG
- the mutM gene encoding bifunctional DNA-formamidopyrimidine glycosylase/DNA-(apurinic or apyrimidinic site) lyase translates to MPELPEIETIRRGLGPLLVGRRVLHVLVRERRLREPLAPRGLARLRGATVTGIRRRSKYLLLDTDSGLTLLIHLGMTGQLWVADRGKPRRPHEHVVISLDDGRDLRYADIRRFGLMHVVRSDRLDMHPRLKGLGPEPLDGEVTGETLFRATRGLKKPVKNFLMDTRAIAGVGNIYACEALYRAGISPRRSVGRLGRALWEGLMVSLRAVLGEAITAGGTTLRDFLNAEGEVGYFAVSLRVYDRKGKPCGRCGTTIRRIVQAGRSTFYCPRCQR, encoded by the coding sequence ATGCCCGAGCTGCCGGAAATCGAGACGATCCGCCGCGGACTGGGTCCGCTTCTCGTCGGCCGCCGCGTCCTCCATGTCCTGGTGCGCGAGCGCCGGCTCCGGGAGCCTCTCGCCCCCCGCGGGCTGGCGCGGCTGCGCGGGGCCACGGTCACCGGCATCAGGCGTCGCAGCAAGTACCTGCTGCTCGACACCGACTCGGGGCTGACGCTCCTCATCCATCTCGGCATGACGGGCCAGCTCTGGGTCGCCGATCGGGGGAAGCCGCGCCGCCCGCACGAGCACGTCGTCATCTCGCTCGACGACGGTCGTGACCTGCGCTACGCCGACATCAGGCGCTTCGGCCTGATGCACGTGGTGAGAAGCGATCGTCTCGACATGCACCCCCGGCTGAAGGGGCTCGGACCCGAGCCGCTCGACGGGGAGGTCACGGGCGAGACGCTGTTCCGCGCCACCCGCGGACTGAAGAAACCGGTGAAGAACTTCCTCATGGACACGCGCGCCATCGCGGGCGTGGGGAACATCTACGCCTGCGAGGCGCTGTACCGCGCGGGGATCAGCCCGCGACGCTCCGTCGGACGGCTGGGGCGGGCCCTCTGGGAAGGGCTCATGGTCTCGCTGCGGGCGGTGCTGGGCGAAGCGATCACCGCCGGGGGCACGACGCTGCGCGACTTCCTGAACGCCGAGGGGGAGGTCGGCTACTTCGCCGTCTCGCTGCGGGTGTACGACCGGAAGGGGAAGCCGTGCGGCCGGTGCGGCACGACGATCCGCCGGATCGTCCAGGCCGGCCGGAGTACGTTCTACTGCCCGCGCTGCCAGCGCTGA
- a CDS encoding aconitate hydratase, protein MHLIDSTPEYVLSIYEQMERRLATVRRRLNRPLTLSEKIMLGHLDDPGCKDLEPGRSYLMLRPDRVAMQDATAQMALLQFVQAGRKRVAVPTTVHCDHLIQARAGASSDLTAALQENREVFEFLRSASAKFGIGFWQPGAGIIHQVVLENYAFPGGLMLGTDSHTPNAGGLAMAAVGVGGADAVDVMAGFPWEVLYPTIVGVHLKGELSGWTAPKDVILKVLGILTVKGGTNRIIEYFGPGARAISCTGKGTITNMGAELGATTSVFPFDAKMDAYLRATDRAALADLAKARPHLVAADPEVEANPERFFEKVIEMDLSRLEPHLVGPHTPDLARPVSEMAGAVSEHDYPDAISVALVGSCTNSSYEDISRAADVALQATEHGAKMAVPLLVTPGSNQIFETIKRDRQMAALESVGATVLANACGPCIGQWRRDEIKKGQRNTIVTSFNRNFPGRNDANPETLAFMGSPEITMAYGLSGRLSFNPLADTLPGKDGPWTLRPPKKAPEIPESGFVRSREGFVPPSDDPDRIELKVTKDSERLQLLQAFDPMVDADFVEMPLLFKTKGKTTTDHISPAGFWLRFRGHLDRISDNMFLGAVNAFTGERGRTTNLLTGERGVEVPKVARAYKAAGKKWVVVGDENYGEGSSREHAAMSPRYLGCAAILARSFARIHESNLKKQGVLPLVFADPADYDRVRDGDRITLSNLRDLAPGVPVTSILHHADGSVETITLKHTLNNEQIAWFRAGSALNLLRRQDGAAPGTSPPPA, encoded by the coding sequence ATGCACCTCATCGACAGCACCCCCGAGTACGTCCTCTCGATCTACGAGCAGATGGAGCGGCGCCTGGCGACCGTGCGGCGCCGTCTGAACAGGCCGCTCACCCTGTCCGAGAAGATCATGCTGGGCCACCTGGACGATCCGGGGTGCAAGGATCTCGAGCCGGGCCGCAGCTATCTGATGCTGCGCCCCGACCGGGTGGCGATGCAGGACGCCACGGCGCAGATGGCGCTGCTGCAGTTCGTCCAGGCGGGACGCAAGCGGGTCGCGGTCCCCACGACGGTGCACTGCGACCACCTCATCCAGGCGCGCGCCGGTGCCTCGTCGGATCTGACTGCGGCCTTGCAGGAAAACCGGGAGGTGTTCGAGTTCCTGCGCTCCGCCAGCGCCAAGTTCGGGATCGGTTTCTGGCAGCCGGGGGCCGGCATCATCCACCAGGTCGTGCTGGAGAACTACGCCTTCCCGGGCGGTCTCATGCTCGGCACCGACTCGCACACCCCGAACGCCGGCGGTCTCGCGATGGCGGCGGTCGGCGTGGGCGGGGCGGACGCGGTCGACGTCATGGCCGGCTTCCCCTGGGAAGTGCTCTACCCGACGATCGTCGGCGTGCATCTCAAGGGGGAGTTGTCCGGCTGGACCGCCCCGAAGGACGTCATCCTGAAGGTGCTCGGCATCCTGACCGTCAAGGGGGGGACGAACCGGATCATCGAGTACTTCGGCCCCGGCGCCCGCGCCATCTCCTGCACCGGCAAGGGGACGATCACCAACATGGGGGCCGAGCTGGGGGCCACGACCTCGGTCTTCCCCTTCGACGCGAAGATGGACGCGTACCTGCGGGCCACCGACCGCGCGGCGCTCGCCGACCTGGCGAAGGCCCGCCCGCACCTGGTGGCGGCCGACCCGGAGGTCGAAGCGAATCCGGAGCGCTTCTTCGAGAAGGTGATCGAGATGGACCTGTCGCGGCTGGAGCCGCACCTGGTCGGACCGCACACCCCCGACCTGGCGCGTCCGGTCTCCGAGATGGCCGGGGCGGTGTCCGAGCACGACTACCCCGACGCGATCTCGGTGGCCCTCGTCGGATCGTGCACCAACTCGTCCTACGAGGACATCTCGCGCGCCGCGGACGTGGCGCTGCAGGCCACAGAACACGGGGCGAAGATGGCCGTGCCGCTCCTGGTGACCCCCGGAAGCAACCAGATCTTCGAGACCATCAAGCGGGACCGGCAGATGGCGGCGCTCGAGTCGGTCGGCGCCACGGTCCTGGCGAACGCCTGCGGTCCGTGCATCGGACAGTGGCGGCGCGACGAGATCAAGAAGGGGCAGCGCAACACCATCGTCACGTCGTTCAACCGCAACTTCCCGGGGAGGAACGACGCCAACCCCGAGACCCTCGCCTTCATGGGGAGTCCGGAGATCACCATGGCGTACGGACTGTCGGGGCGGCTGTCGTTCAACCCGCTGGCCGATACGCTCCCCGGCAAGGACGGACCGTGGACGCTGCGGCCGCCGAAGAAGGCGCCGGAAATCCCCGAGAGCGGGTTCGTCCGCTCGCGCGAGGGGTTCGTGCCGCCGTCGGACGATCCCGACCGCATCGAGCTGAAGGTCACGAAGGACAGCGAGCGGCTGCAGCTGCTGCAGGCGTTCGACCCGATGGTGGACGCGGATTTCGTCGAGATGCCGCTCCTTTTCAAGACCAAGGGAAAGACGACCACCGACCACATCTCTCCGGCCGGGTTCTGGCTGCGCTTCCGCGGCCACCTCGACCGGATCAGCGACAACATGTTCCTGGGGGCGGTGAACGCCTTCACCGGCGAGCGCGGCCGGACGACGAACCTGCTCACCGGCGAGCGCGGTGTCGAAGTCCCGAAGGTCGCCCGCGCCTACAAGGCGGCGGGGAAGAAGTGGGTCGTCGTCGGGGACGAGAACTACGGCGAGGGGTCGAGCCGCGAGCACGCCGCGATGTCGCCGCGTTATCTGGGCTGCGCGGCGATCCTGGCGCGCTCGTTCGCGCGCATCCATGAAAGCAATCTGAAGAAGCAGGGCGTCCTGCCGCTGGTCTTCGCCGACCCGGCCGACTACGACAGGGTGCGTGACGGCGACCGGATCACCCTGTCCAACCTGCGCGACCTCGCTCCCGGCGTGCCGGTTACGTCCATCCTGCACCACGCGGACGGTTCGGTCGAGACGATCACCCTGAAGCACACCCTCAATAACGAGCAGATCGCCTGGTTCCGGGCCGGCTCCGCCCTCAACCTGCTGCGCCGGCAGGATGGGGCGGCCCCGGGAACCTCTCCGCCTCCCGCCTAG
- a CDS encoding DNA polymerase II, whose translation MSSQSLQGFIIHPTYRLENGRPVVHLFGRLADGRSFLVRDRGLVPYFFVRTADGETARAHGAARQSPTSLKTMRGEPVVRVEVDAPDRMPPLRDALVKAGLPVFEADVRFAMRYLIDHGIRGALEIDPERNGSAPGGGPTATARGVDVGFDEPAVRPAELRPEAERLRLVSIDLETDPRAARIYSAAVAGPGVEEVLLALTDEEVRKGLGKAAAPCRIVPCGDERALLKNLFARLREIDFDVLTGWNVIDFDLDVLLARSRALGIPFEIGRVPGAARVIRERTFWGRSRADITGRVVLDGIDLMRSSFMKLDDYRLDTAARAVLGEGKVELGDAHDGMSGRERAQAIERTFRDNLPLFIEYNLADARLVLSILDKARLLDLAIRRSLLTGMPLDRVGASIASFDFLYLHELRRRGHVAPSVGAAQAAPEDVVLGGAVLEPVPGLFENVLAFDFKSLYPSLIRTFNIDPLGHVPEPRPEERPSLIRAPNGAFFRREPGILPEILERLFPQRDEAKRRGDAIGSHALKILMNSFYGVLAAPACRFFSLPVANAITHFGQWVLRWTRDRVEALGHRVLYGDTDSLFVASAITGPGAADEALRLGAGLRDRINAELRDEIRAGWDVESRLELEFETLFLKFFLPSMRHGTAGARKRYAGLVREDVPGKGDTVVFVGMEVVRRDWTELSKIYQRGLFERLFRVAGGEEVLSYTREFVRDLKEGRHDAHLVYRKALRKGLDEYTSTTPPHVKAARLVEGPVEGLVEYVMTTSGPQPAAGRTAPIDYVHYIDKQLRPIAEQVFPHLGLSFDQALGEASQMRLF comes from the coding sequence ATGTCGAGTCAATCCCTGCAGGGCTTCATCATCCATCCGACCTACAGGCTCGAGAACGGACGACCGGTCGTCCACCTGTTCGGCCGGCTCGCGGACGGCCGGTCGTTCCTCGTGCGCGACCGCGGCCTCGTCCCGTACTTCTTCGTGCGGACGGCGGACGGGGAGACCGCCCGGGCGCACGGCGCGGCCCGCCAGTCGCCGACCTCGTTGAAGACCATGCGCGGAGAGCCGGTGGTGCGCGTCGAGGTCGATGCCCCCGATCGCATGCCGCCCCTGCGCGACGCGCTCGTGAAGGCCGGGCTGCCGGTGTTCGAGGCGGACGTACGCTTCGCCATGCGCTACCTCATCGACCACGGCATCCGCGGCGCACTTGAGATCGACCCTGAACGCAACGGAAGCGCTCCTGGAGGCGGCCCGACGGCCACGGCGCGCGGCGTGGACGTGGGCTTCGACGAACCTGCCGTGCGTCCGGCGGAGCTCCGCCCGGAGGCGGAACGGCTCAGGCTCGTGTCGATCGACCTGGAGACCGACCCGCGCGCCGCGCGGATCTACTCCGCGGCCGTCGCAGGGCCCGGTGTGGAGGAGGTCCTTCTCGCCCTCACCGACGAGGAGGTCAGGAAGGGCCTGGGGAAGGCGGCGGCTCCGTGCCGGATCGTGCCGTGCGGCGACGAGCGCGCCTTGCTGAAGAACCTGTTCGCCCGTCTGCGGGAGATCGATTTCGACGTCCTGACCGGGTGGAACGTGATCGATTTCGATCTCGACGTTCTTCTGGCGCGCTCCCGCGCCCTGGGAATCCCGTTCGAGATCGGCCGGGTGCCCGGGGCGGCCCGCGTGATCCGGGAGCGGACCTTCTGGGGGAGATCGCGCGCCGACATCACCGGCCGCGTCGTCCTCGACGGCATCGATCTCATGCGCTCGTCGTTCATGAAGCTGGATGACTACCGCCTCGACACCGCGGCGCGCGCCGTCCTGGGGGAAGGGAAGGTCGAGCTCGGCGACGCGCACGACGGGATGTCGGGGCGCGAGCGGGCCCAGGCGATCGAACGCACCTTCCGCGACAACCTGCCGCTGTTCATCGAGTACAACCTCGCAGACGCGCGCCTGGTCCTGTCGATCCTGGACAAGGCGCGCCTCCTGGACCTGGCGATCCGGCGAAGCCTGCTGACCGGCATGCCCCTCGATCGGGTCGGAGCGAGCATCGCGTCGTTCGATTTTCTCTATCTGCACGAGCTGAGACGGCGCGGTCACGTGGCGCCGAGCGTTGGCGCGGCACAGGCCGCCCCGGAAGACGTGGTCCTGGGGGGCGCGGTCCTCGAGCCGGTCCCCGGTCTGTTCGAGAACGTCCTGGCGTTCGACTTCAAGAGCCTGTACCCGAGTCTCATCCGCACCTTCAACATCGATCCCCTCGGCCACGTCCCCGAGCCCCGGCCTGAGGAGCGTCCCTCCCTCATCCGCGCCCCCAACGGCGCCTTCTTCCGCCGCGAGCCGGGCATCCTGCCGGAGATCCTGGAGCGCCTCTTCCCGCAGCGCGACGAGGCGAAGAGACGCGGGGACGCGATCGGCTCGCACGCCCTGAAGATCCTCATGAACTCGTTCTACGGTGTCCTGGCGGCACCCGCCTGCCGTTTCTTCTCCCTCCCGGTCGCGAACGCTATCACGCACTTCGGGCAGTGGGTGCTGCGCTGGACGCGCGACCGGGTCGAGGCGCTCGGACACCGTGTCCTGTACGGCGACACCGACTCGCTGTTCGTCGCCAGCGCCATCACCGGACCCGGGGCCGCGGACGAGGCCCTGCGTCTGGGCGCCGGGCTGCGCGACAGGATCAATGCCGAGCTGCGCGACGAGATCCGGGCCGGCTGGGACGTGGAGAGCCGCCTGGAGCTGGAGTTCGAAACGCTCTTCCTGAAGTTCTTCCTCCCCTCGATGCGGCACGGCACGGCCGGCGCGCGCAAGCGCTACGCGGGGCTGGTGCGGGAGGACGTGCCGGGGAAGGGGGACACGGTCGTGTTCGTCGGCATGGAGGTGGTGCGCCGCGACTGGACCGAGCTCAGCAAGATCTACCAGCGCGGCCTGTTCGAGAGGCTGTTCCGGGTCGCCGGCGGCGAGGAGGTCCTGTCGTACACGCGCGAGTTCGTGCGCGATCTCAAGGAGGGACGTCACGACGCCCACCTCGTCTACCGCAAGGCGCTGCGCAAGGGGCTGGACGAATACACGTCGACCACCCCTCCGCACGTCAAGGCCGCGCGGCTGGTCGAGGGGCCTGTGGAGGGTCTGGTCGAGTACGTGATGACGACGTCCGGCCCGCAGCCGGCCGCGGGGCGGACGGCGCCGATCGACTACGTCCATTACATCGACAAGCAGCTCCGTCCGATCGCCGAGCAGGTCTTCCCCCACCTCGGGCTTTCGTTCGACCAGGCCCTCGGGGAGGCGAGCCAGATGCGGCTCTTCTAG
- the hemQ gene encoding hydrogen peroxide-dependent heme synthase, whose amino-acid sequence MHNPQVPETLEGWSVLHQMFRVRWDSLKGLPADRRKRLAEEATALLAPLEGSKEGPTGLVQVLGHKADLMLIHFRKTFDELGQTEMQVTRLGLFDHLEPATSYVSIVELGLYEMTAKIHDDLGSRGLKTGTDEFEKAFDEEMARQRERMIGRLYTEIPRRRQVCFYPMNKRRGEIKNWFTVPFEKRAAMMREHGFIGRAYSGQVTQIISGSIGLDDWEWGVDLFADDPIVFKKLIYEMRFDEASADYAEFGPFYVGLQFSARELPAFLDGRTPSL is encoded by the coding sequence ATGCATAATCCCCAGGTCCCGGAGACTCTCGAAGGATGGAGCGTGCTGCATCAGATGTTCCGCGTACGGTGGGATTCGCTGAAGGGCCTTCCCGCCGACCGCCGGAAGAGGCTGGCCGAGGAGGCGACGGCCCTCCTGGCGCCGCTCGAGGGAAGCAAGGAAGGACCCACCGGCCTGGTGCAGGTGCTCGGGCACAAGGCAGACCTGATGCTGATCCATTTCCGGAAGACATTCGACGAGCTGGGCCAGACCGAGATGCAGGTGACCCGGCTCGGGCTCTTCGACCATCTCGAGCCCGCCACCTCCTACGTCTCGATCGTCGAGCTGGGGCTGTACGAGATGACCGCCAAGATCCACGACGACCTCGGGTCGCGCGGTCTGAAGACCGGCACGGACGAGTTCGAGAAGGCCTTCGACGAGGAGATGGCCAGGCAGCGCGAGCGCATGATCGGGCGTCTCTACACCGAGATCCCGCGGCGCCGGCAGGTCTGCTTCTACCCGATGAACAAGCGGCGCGGGGAGATCAAGAACTGGTTCACCGTGCCGTTCGAGAAGCGCGCCGCGATGATGCGCGAGCACGGCTTCATCGGACGCGCCTACTCGGGCCAGGTCACCCAGATCATCTCCGGATCGATCGGTCTGGACGATTGGGAGTGGGGCGTCGACCTGTTCGCGGACGACCCGATCGTCTTCAAGAAGCTCATCTACGAGATGCGCTTCGACGAGGCGAGCGCCGATTACGCGGAGTTCGGACCCTTCTACGTCGGACTGCAGTTCTCGGCGCGGGAGCTGCCTGCATTCCTCGACGGCCGGACGCCGTCGCTGTAG
- a CDS encoding MBL fold metallo-hydrolase has product MSEPKTVAKSMSEIQPGLYHSKIDDERIKSQSDAYAVVANGRVVLIDPIPLDPGQLRRLGTVEAIVLGTPSHQRSAWSYRRAHKAKVYVPDGWTGLEEKPDATFKAGDSLPLGVRPLHAPGPAAAHHVFHIEGRPGVLLCTDLWHVGSRGVEFLPDKYMNDPGKARESARRLLEVDFDVLCFGHGDPIRTDARRTIADVVRKDAESRGEKP; this is encoded by the coding sequence ATGTCCGAGCCGAAGACCGTCGCGAAGTCGATGTCCGAGATCCAACCCGGGCTGTATCACTCCAAGATCGATGACGAGCGGATCAAGTCGCAGAGCGACGCCTACGCCGTGGTCGCGAACGGCCGGGTCGTGCTGATCGATCCCATCCCTCTCGATCCGGGGCAGCTTCGCCGGCTCGGCACGGTCGAGGCGATCGTCCTCGGCACGCCGAGCCACCAGCGCTCGGCCTGGAGCTATAGGCGCGCGCACAAGGCGAAGGTGTATGTGCCCGACGGGTGGACCGGTCTCGAGGAGAAGCCCGACGCCACGTTCAAGGCGGGGGACTCCCTGCCTCTCGGCGTGAGGCCGCTGCACGCCCCCGGCCCGGCCGCCGCGCATCACGTGTTCCACATCGAGGGCAGGCCGGGTGTCCTGCTGTGCACCGATCTCTGGCACGTGGGGTCCAGAGGGGTGGAGTTCCTGCCGGACAAGTACATGAACGATCCCGGAAAAGCCCGCGAGTCGGCGCGGCGTCTTCTGGAGGTCGACTTCGACGTCCTGTGCTTCGGTCACGGCGATCCCATCAGGACGGACGCCCGCAGGACGATCGCCGACGTCGTCAGGAAAGACGCGGAGAGCCGGGGGGAGAAGCCGTAG